The following nucleotide sequence is from Zea mays cultivar B73 chromosome 1, Zm-B73-REFERENCE-NAM-5.0, whole genome shotgun sequence.
TTGTTGCAGACTATTCCTCTTTGGCTGCTGCTCCTGCAGTCTATGGTATCTCAACATAGATGTTGTGACCTTCAATTAATTATGTCAAGGTTGTTAGTTGTTGCAAACTGCCCCCCTTCCGCTGCTGCTCCAGTCTGTGATTCTCAAGACAACACTGATTGATTAAACTACCAATTTTACTGATTATAATCCGAGCTATTGCATCTGATTGATTTTTTTTTCAGAAACAATGCCTTTGTGTCCAAAGAGAAGATATCAGGATATTTTTTCTTTCTGCGTACGTTTGCTTAGGTGCAATTCACTGGAGATTTAAGCAATACAAGTCTCTTAAATTTACATAGTCATCAATATTTTATATGAAGATGTTGTGTATTTTCACCTCTCTGGAGTTTTATAAATGGTCCTTTTCTGCTCTTTTAAATTTGTATGGCTGTGTCTATTTTTGTTGATGTAAAACCTGCAGGTGTACGCGCGCTAGCGCGCGCAAGCGACTAGTACTATTATACCAGAGCGTACAGCAGGGAAGCTAGGGGAAACCGGTcgggtttttttttttttgaactGGTACAGAGACAACACTGCAAGCCATCAATCATCCCCGTTGGTGGGAAGCAAACACAAGGCACCATATACACAAAACAAGCACGTACTACGTACTCCTGCTACGCGAACCGAATAATCAACctgttttttttttctctctccctccGGCACTCCAAATAAAACCGATCTGCATGCAGTTAAAAACGAAACAAAAGCCCCAATCTGACGGCAAGCTAAAAGCTTGTTTCCTGAATGGCATCGATGGATCAGAGATGTCGTCCCAGTCGCCTGCTGGCGGCTCTGGCAGCGTGGGCGTCAGTAGGCCAGGTGGTCCATCGTGGTCTCCCAGTTGAGCGTGGACGCCACCCTGTCGTGGTAAGGCTCGTACTCCTGTCGCAGAAGATGCATACGGCGGCATATATGGCATGGCATACGTACAGACAGTGAGACAGACAGACATTAGGTACTAGTTTTTTTTATATAGTGATCGATGGATCGATGGGGGGCGCACGGACCTCGAGCTTGTCCATGAGCTCCTGCGCGGTGGGCGCGAGCACGATGATGCGGCGGGCGCTGGGGTTGATGAAGCCCTCCTCCACGGCCTTGTCGATGAAGGTCAGCAGCGAGTTGTAGTAGCCGTCCACGTTCAGCAGCCCGACCTGCGCGCGCGGGAAGAAGGCATGCAGCGCGGGCGCGTTCGTTCGTCAGAgatagagagaaagagagagacagAGACAGAGAGCAAATTAACCGAGACCTCTCGGTGCATGTGCATGCAATGCAGGTGCAGTGCAGCTAGGACTAGGAGGGGTTGGTTGTGTGTGTGTTACCGGCTTGTGGTGGATGCCCAGCTGCGCCCACGTGATGACCTCCAGCAGCTCCTCCAGCGTGCCATACCCTCCTGCACGCAAAGAGAGTCACGCgatgggtggggggggggggggggggggggggcttcaGCTCGATCAGCTAGTTAGCTCCGCCTTGAAAAGTTCGATTGGAAACAGAACAGTCCGGCCGCGGCCATGGCCCATGCATGTACATGTACCGCCCCGCCGGCCTACCACTCCTGTCCTGCTGCCAATTATTGTACTGTATACATACATGTGTGGGCGCGCTGCCACTATTACGCACGCACACGAGCCACTCTACATGTCGTGTAGGCGGCACTCCTATCCATATCTATCTATCTGATGAGTGGTAAGTACGGAGTACTTGCTGGGTGTCGGCCCGACCTATTCAATTTCCATCTGCTCCGTCCCGCTCTGGATGGAGATCTACTAGTAGTACTTGTAATAGTAAAACCGCATGTATGGTGGCAGTTACCATACCAGGCAGGGCGACGAATGCGTCGGACTGCCGCGCCATCTCCGCCTTCCTCTGGTGCATGTCGGCCACCGCCCGCACCTCCCCGACTGTCTCGCCGCTTATCTGCCAGTGCCAAGAAGAAGGGAGAGAGAAACACATGCAATTTCAGTATCCATCCGTCCTGAAACGAAACTGGGACGACTCTCGAGGCCGAGCTTTAGCTGGGGACGGAAACGGGATGATGCCACCGCAGGACTTTTGGTGGAAAGGAAAGGAAAGAGTCCGTCCGCAACAGCGGCGGCGCTTTTCCCTCACTACTAGCTTAGTTTATCCTCACGCCAGGGCCAGGGATCTGGGATTCGTGCCAGAAGCACGTTATTACGAACCGGCCGGCTCTGATCTCCCGAGTCCCGGCCATCAGTACGTACGGCCGACTTGTTTTTCATGCGTCAAGTGGCATGTCCCCCGGGACTCCAGCACACTAGCCCAAACTCCCAAGCCTTAGCCCCATTTCAGAACAACCACTTCTACGACGACGCACTACACT
It contains:
- the LOC100282510 gene encoding carboxy-lyase translates to MTMKQSRFKRICVFCGSSQGKKASYHDAAVELGNQLVARSIDLVYGGGSIGLMGLVSQAVYGGGRHVIGVIPKTLMTPEISGETVGEVRAVADMHQRKAEMARQSDAFVALPGGYGTLEELLEVITWAQLGIHHKPVGLLNVDGYYNSLLTFIDKAVEEGFINPSARRIIVLAPTAQELMDKLEEYEPYHDRVASTLNWETTMDHLAY